The genomic region CTATTTTGGCTTCAAATACGTTGCATTTCATCAGGGATCTGTCAAATTGACAGCATACTGTTTATTTGCTGAAACGCAGTTCGTAAAGTTGGTGCCTTCTAGTTTGTTGGAAATCATGTTTAAGCCGGAAAATTACGGGCTTAGCCCGGATTTCCGGCTCACCAAATTCTCCACCCTACGTGGGTGAGGTTCGAAAGTTCCTCAGGATGTCTTAAACCGACTTCTTGCAGGAGTATACACCGAACAGTTAGCTGAtaagaaggaggaaaaagattCCGCCGAAGGTGTTGGTAGGTCTATCGCGATAAACTtactggaaaagttttaaacaAACCTTTTTATCGCAGGAATTGGATTGGATTCATCCGTCATTGCCCTGAAGAATGAGCTTTTCCTGGTACAGTCTGTCGATTTTTTCTATCCCCTCATCGACGATCCATTTATGCTCGGAAAAATTGCCCTGGCCAATGTCGTCAGCGATGTGTTTGCAGTTGGTGCTACCGAAATTGATGAGATCAGACTGATCGTTAGCGCGCCGACCGAGTTCAACGATAAAGAACGGGAGGTAGTCGTGCCGATGGTGATGAAAGGTTTCCTCGAGGCGGCGAAAGAGTGCAAGGCCCCGGTGAAGGTGGGAAGTATTGCGGAAAACCCTTGGTGTATCATTGGTGGTGTTGCCACGGCCGTTTCCCACCGGTCCGAGCTAATTATGTAAGTAATTTCCTAAAGTTTGATAAGCTTATCTGCAATTCGAAGACTATATTTCTTTATTGCATTGCAGGCCTTATCACACAGAGGTTGGCGATGCGCTTGTTTTGACGAAACCACTTGGGACGCAGCTTGCCACAAATGCTTACATTTGGATGAATGAAAATTCGGAAAATTGGACCCGTCTGCAGGAGCGATTCAGTGTGGCCGACATCGAGGAAACCTATCGCATCGCACTGGAGTCGATGACACGGCTCAACAGAACCGGTGCCGAGTTAATGCGGAAGTACAACGCACATGCCGCTACGGACGTGACGGGCTTCGGCATACATGGGCACGCGGAAAATCTGGCAGCGTTCCAGAAAGCTGAGGTCGATTTCCACATCCACACGCTACCCATCATTAAAAACGTACGGGAGATAGCTGAGGTGTTGGGAAGAAGCGCCAAGCTGTTGTCGGGCAAAGCAGTGGAAACAAGCGGTGGCTTACTTATTTGTCTTCCTTCGTCTCAAGTGGTTCCTTTTTGCGAAGAGTACCGCAATCGAACGTCCCATACGGCATGGGTGATAGGAAAAGTTGAAGCAGGAAAGCGGACGGTGACGATGAATCCAAATGTACAGTTTTTGTGTGTTGATGATTCATAACATCGAATCGACTGCATTGAAACCAGAAGGATAGGTAAAGCGTATGAAGCAAATTTCATAAAAGCTTAAAGAGCTGGGGAATTTGTGAAAGCTTTCTTTATCGATCTTTCTCTTTAATGTTTGTGGATTTGGAATGTTATGACGACAGCATGCGTCTCGAAAAATTATGAGCAATTGATGAACgcacaaaatcaaaatatattttgaGGTTTTTATGGATGTTATAAAGCTTATTTACATTTGATCACTAATTAACCAACTTCAATACAGAGAATACTCCAACCTAGTAGGTGTGGTGTGTGAATTAATTAGAAATTTTGTTATTCTGACTTTTTACCGTCCGTTTCAAATCATGATCCAATTGCTGAAGTTTCATGATTCCGTAGTGAAACCCAGAGTGGTTCCGGACTAAGGAACGGTTTGACAGATGAATGACAAATATAGTTGCCAACTCTATCCAAAACGACAGCAAAATTTTGGTGACTGTTCGAT from Anopheles coustani chromosome 3, idAnoCousDA_361_x.2, whole genome shotgun sequence harbors:
- the LOC131272096 gene encoding selenide, water dikinase 2, which encodes MFKPENYGLSPDFRLTKFSTLRGUGSKVPQDVLNRLLAGVYTEQLADKKEEKDSAEGVGIGLDSSVIALKNELFLVQSVDFFYPLIDDPFMLGKIALANVVSDVFAVGATEIDEIRLIVSAPTEFNDKEREVVVPMVMKGFLEAAKECKAPVKVGSIAENPWCIIGGVATAVSHRSELIMPYHTEVGDALVLTKPLGTQLATNAYIWMNENSENWTRLQERFSVADIEETYRIALESMTRLNRTGAELMRKYNAHAATDVTGFGIHGHAENLAAFQKAEVDFHIHTLPIIKNVREIAEVLGRSAKLLSGKAVETSGGLLICLPSSQVVPFCEEYRNRTSHTAWVIGKVEAGKRTVTMNPNVQFLCVDDS